The DNA window TGGCACCGGAGTCGCCTTCGCATGGGAATTGCAACTCCTCGCGAGCGGCCAAAAGGCGTCGAAATGAGTTTCGGGGCCCATATAGCTACCAACCCGCTTGATAGCCCGGCGGCCGTGATGCTCTGACAACGAAAATACTAGTCCGCGTCGTGTTCGTTGAAACCGGCGCGGACTACCCCATTAGGATCCCAAGCCCTCGTTCAGTGGCACGCGTGCGCACCCATCAATCACATCGAAATCAGAAGGAAAAAATCAATGAGCCACTTCACAACGGACGACGGAACCCGTCTCTTCTACAAGGACTGGGGTTCGGGCCAACCGATTCTTTTCTCCCACGGCTGGCCTCTGTCATCCGACGCATGGGATCAGCAAATGTTGTTCTTCGGACAAAGCGGCTTCCGCGTGATCGCGCATGACCGCCGCAGTCATGGCCGCTCGGATCAGACGTGGGAGGGCAACAACATGGACCGATATGCAGACGATCTAGCGGAACTTATCGAATCGTTGGATCTGCGCGATTTGATTCTAATCGGTCATTCGACAGGCGGCGGCGAGGTAGCGCGTTACATCGGACGTCATGGCACCGCGCGCGTCGCGAAGGTTGTCCTCGTGGGCGCCGTTCCCCCGCTGATGGTGCAGACGAATGCCAACCCGCATGGCACCCCGCTTTCCGCATTCGACGGCATCCGCGAGAATACGGCGAAGAACCGTTCCCAATTCTTCTACGACCTGACCATTCCCTTCTATGGCTTCAATCGCGATCCCGCTCGAACCAACGAGGGCCTCCGCGAGAACTTCCGCCGGATCGGCCTGCAGGGCGGCATCAAAGGTCAATACGACTGCGTCCACGAATTTTCGGAGATCGACTATTCCGAAGATCTTAGACGGATCGATCGCCCCACCCTGATCATTCACGGGGATGATGACCAGATCGTCCCGATCGAGGCTTCCGCTCATCTTGCCGTCAAACTCCTGCCTGATGCGACTCTGAACGTCTATGCCGGCGGATCACATGGTCTCGCGGAGGTGAATGCGGACCGCTTCAACGCCGGCGTTCTGGAATTCATCAGTTCCTGATCACCCCTCGAACGAGTGAAAGCGGTTGTCCCGTCGCATCCCCATCAGAAACAGAAGCGAAAACAAGCCAATGAACGATTCAGAAAAGCCAGACCCCACCGACTACGATGGTTTGATGCAGGCAAACCTAGTCCGCGTTTTCGGCGAACGCGACCCGGACAAGCGCCTCAAGGCAATCCATGACCTCTACACCGAAGACGCTGTTCTCAACGAGCCTCATGCATCCGCAACAGGACATACGGCGATCCACGACGCCGTGACTTCGCTGCTGGCAGGAGTGCTGCCGGAGTTCGACTTCCGTGCACTAGATGCTGCCATGGGCCATCACCAAGTCGGCCGCCTGAGATGGAGGCTGGGCCCTGCCGAAGGTCCTGCGGCGATCACAGGCATGGACATCGCTCATTTTGAGGGGAACCGGATCCATTCGCTCTTCGTTTTCCTCGAGCCTGGGAACGGATGAAACTCTACCGGAAATCCTGATTGAAATGTCCAGCCAACCAACAAACCCGGCGCCGTTGCGCATTGGATATTGTTTGTCGCTAACGGGCCCGGTCGCTGACAACAGCCGGTCGGCCCAACTCGCCCATGAGATCTGGCGCAATGACATCAACCGCAGGGGCGGCCTCCTCGGTCGGCCGGTCGAATTCGTCTGCTATGACGACCGCGCCGACCCAACGCTGGTTTCCGGTCTCTATGAGCGGTTGATGGATGAGGACAAGGTCGATCTTGTGATCGGCGGGTACGGCACTGGAACGCTGGCGCCCGCCATGCCGCTCATCGTCGCGCGAAATCGATTTTTCGTCGGATTGATGGGACTGGGGGTCAATGGCGTTAGCAACCATTCCGGCTATTTCGCGATGATTCCCACCGGTCCACATCCGGATAGTGCCCTGACCGAGGGGTTCTTCGAACTGGCTTCCTCTCAGACTCCCAGGCCAACGACAGTGGCCTTGATTTCGGCCGATGCCGAGTTCTCGCGCAATCCGATCATCGGAGCCCGGCACAATGCCAGGACGCATGGATTCGACGTGGTTCTGGAGCGAAATTATCCGCTTTCCACCACCGATTTCGCGCCACTGCTCAACGAGATAGAGGAAGTCGTCCCCGATCTACTGTTCATCTGTTCGTATCTCTCCGATTCGATCGGCCTCGTACGCGCGATCAATGCCTGGGAATACACGCCCAAGATGGTCGGCGCTTCCATGATCGGCCCGCAGAGCGCGTCCGTAAAGGCAACCCTGGGTCCCCTGCTCAACGGCGTGGTTAACTACGAGTATTGGTTGCCGGTGCCCAAGATGATGTTTCCGGGAGTCGCGGATTTCATTGAGGAATACCAATCCCAGGCGGCCTCATCCGGAGCTGATCCACTCGGCTTTTACATGGCCCCTCAGGCCTATGCGCAATTGCAGGTGCTGGAACAAGCCGTGACAGCGACCGGCAGCCTCGATGACGCCGCATTGATCGCCTATAGCCGGAACGCCATCTTTGAAACCGTGGTGGGTGAAGTGAAATTTGGTGAGAACGGCGAGTGGGCGCATCCTCGGGTTCTCCAAGTTCAGTTCCAGAACATCGCGCGCTACGATTTGAACGAGTTCAAGATGCCCGGCAAACAAGTTGTCGTAGCTCCGGATGAGTTTGCTTCGGGAAATCTGATCTACCCTTACGCCCGGGCCAAATTACCATCCTAGCCTCCCCATCTCCGGCCACTCCGCCATGACAATCGATCCTTCCTTGGTCAGCGCCTTGTCCGCAGTCATGGGTTCGCTCGCCGGCGCCTCCGCCTCGATATTCACCACCTGGATGACGCAACGGAACCAGAACCACCGTGAGCGCTCGCAATTGGAGTTGAGGCGCAGGGAGGTGCTCTACGGCGAGTTTATCGCAGAAGGATTCAAACTGACAGCTGATGCGACCGAACATTCGCTGGATCACCCGGAAACGCTGGTGAATCTCTATACGATTCTTGGGAGGATCCGGCTGGTCTCCTCCGACGCGATCGTCAATTCTGCGGAAGAATTCTGTAGGCTTCTGATCGACAGATATATGGACAAGAATATCCCGATCGAGGAAATTCCGGCCATGATTCGAGACTCGGATCATCCGCTTCGCGGTTTCGCTTCGGAGTGCCGTGCCGAGTTAGACCGATATACGACTTGATGGAGTCGTGCTGGCCTCAGACAGCTATTTCGGGAAGGGTGCTGCGTTCGCCCTCTCATGACCAAGCGCATGCTCGGCAACGCTGCCGTCTGATCATTCTCCAAGCCCTGGGTTATTCTTCCAAAAGGATACGGCTGACTTCGCGAATCGCATCCGGGTTGCCCAGGACGCTATGACCGGAGCGAACCACTTTTTCCGAGCGAGCGCCTGGCAGATGACTGCTCCAATAGGGAACCACCCCGTCTGATCCTTCCTGCATAGGCCCGGGGCTCTCTTGGGCAATGATGCTGTGGAAAGGAATGTGGATCGGCCGTCTTGAAAGTGCGATCAGTGCCGGTGCCTTCGGGGAAAGCGTCCGGATCGATGAGAACCGGCCCCCACCGTAGAATGTAGCGGCCTCGGGCCTCATTCGCTTGCTGTTGTCAGCCGCCAGGCGACTGATGCGAAATTCTTCCATCGGCGAGAGACGTGTCAGCATATTCCCGATCGCTCCAACAACCGAGGTCGAGACCGGGCTCCCT is part of the Luteolibacter sp. Y139 genome and encodes:
- a CDS encoding nuclear transport factor 2 family protein encodes the protein MNDSEKPDPTDYDGLMQANLVRVFGERDPDKRLKAIHDLYTEDAVLNEPHASATGHTAIHDAVTSLLAGVLPEFDFRALDAAMGHHQVGRLRWRLGPAEGPAAITGMDIAHFEGNRIHSLFVFLEPGNG
- a CDS encoding amino acid ABC transporter substrate-binding protein; amino-acid sequence: MSSQPTNPAPLRIGYCLSLTGPVADNSRSAQLAHEIWRNDINRRGGLLGRPVEFVCYDDRADPTLVSGLYERLMDEDKVDLVIGGYGTGTLAPAMPLIVARNRFFVGLMGLGVNGVSNHSGYFAMIPTGPHPDSALTEGFFELASSQTPRPTTVALISADAEFSRNPIIGARHNARTHGFDVVLERNYPLSTTDFAPLLNEIEEVVPDLLFICSYLSDSIGLVRAINAWEYTPKMVGASMIGPQSASVKATLGPLLNGVVNYEYWLPVPKMMFPGVADFIEEYQSQAASSGADPLGFYMAPQAYAQLQVLEQAVTATGSLDDAALIAYSRNAIFETVVGEVKFGENGEWAHPRVLQVQFQNIARYDLNEFKMPGKQVVVAPDEFASGNLIYPYARAKLPS
- a CDS encoding alpha/beta fold hydrolase yields the protein MSHFTTDDGTRLFYKDWGSGQPILFSHGWPLSSDAWDQQMLFFGQSGFRVIAHDRRSHGRSDQTWEGNNMDRYADDLAELIESLDLRDLILIGHSTGGGEVARYIGRHGTARVAKVVLVGAVPPLMVQTNANPHGTPLSAFDGIRENTAKNRSQFFYDLTIPFYGFNRDPARTNEGLRENFRRIGLQGGIKGQYDCVHEFSEIDYSEDLRRIDRPTLIIHGDDDQIVPIEASAHLAVKLLPDATLNVYAGGSHGLAEVNADRFNAGVLEFISS